In Streptomyces sclerotialus, the DNA window GAGGACGCGGGGGAGATCCGCTCGGCGTTCAGCCGCGGCATCATCGAGGCCGAGCACCTTCACGAGCTGGGCGAACTGCTCGACGGCGAGACCGAGCCGGTCCCCGGCCGCACCACGCTCTTCCGGAGCGTGGGCCTGGCGATCGAGGACACGGCTGCCGCGGCCGCCTTGTACGACGCCGCACGCGCTGCGGAGTAACGGCGCACCGGTGACCGGCCGGGGTGTCAGCCTGGGGGCTGATTGGTCCCGGCCGTGTCATCCGGCCGGCCGGGCCGCGCCTCGCGGGACCAGGCCATGAAGGACCTCTCGAAAACGATCACGGTCTCACCGGTGGACTTTGTTCCGGTGGTCTCCACGGTGACGACGCCCCGCCCGGGCCGGGACTTGGACCACCGCTTGGACAGGATGCGCGTGGTCGCGTACAGCGTGTCGCCCACGAAGACCGGCTCGGCCAGCCGCACCCGGTCCCAGCCAAGATTGGCCACGGCGCGGGCCGACGTCGCCTGCACCGTCATTCCGCCGACCAACGCCAACGTGATCGAGCTGTTCACAAGGACCCGGCCGTAGCCGGTACCGGCCGCGTAGTTCTGGTCGAAGTGCAACGGGTGCTGGTTCATCAGAAGCAGGGTGAGCCAGGTGTTGTCCGCCT includes these proteins:
- a CDS encoding MaoC family dehydratase; translated protein: MTLRRVGENEYVEEHGGDYEDFEPGMVIRHWPGRTLSEADNTWLTLLLMNQHPLHFDQNYAAGTGYGRVLVNSSITLALVGGMTVQATSARAVANLGWDRVRLAEPVFVGDTLYATTRILSKRWSKSRPGRGVVTVETTGTKSTGETVIVFERSFMAWSREARPGRPDDTAGTNQPPG